In bacterium, the genomic window ACCAAGAAATATTGCAGAAAGCCCTTTTAATTCCTCAATAATTCCTTCGGGAAGAACCTCTTTTTTTGAAAGGTAATATTCGCCACCAAAGGGGTATTCAATAATCTCATACTTAATCTTGCAAGAAGATGCAACCGCCCCCAAAACTTTCAATGCCTCTTTACAGACCTCAGGGCCTATGCCATCACCAGGAATTACCCCTATCCTGTAAGCCATCGCCTGTGGCATTTTGTGCAAACCTTAAGCTTAAGGCTTGTTCCCTGTATTACCCTTCTTGTAGGATGAAGATTTGGCATCTGCCTTTTCTTTGTCTTTCTATTTGAATGGGAAACAGAATTTCCCACCAAAGGCTTTTTTCCGCAAAGATCACATACTCTACTCATTTTTTGAGAAAGTATAGCTTAAAAAAGGTCTTTTTGTAAAGAATTTTTTGTATGTTTTAAATGGTTGTTGCAAATTCATTGCCTTTTAACTTATACTAATTAGGTTAATAGCTAATCACTAAAATAAATTACAATGAGACACATAATTTCTGTTTTGGTTGAAAATAAGTTTGGGGTATTGGCAAGGATTGCAGGGCTATTCTCTGGAAGGGGTTATAATATTGATTCCTTGTGTGTAGCGCCGACAGATGACCCAACCCTCTCAAGGATGACGATTGTAACCCATGGAGAGGATAAGATAATTGAGCAAATTGAGAAGCAATTAAATAAGCTTATTAATACCTTAAAGGTTTCCGACCTTACCCATAAAGAGCATGTTGAGCGGGAGCTTGTCCTTATTAAGGTAAAGGGAGAAAAGAGAACCGAGATTATGGAGATAATTGATATTTTCAGGGCAAAGATTGTTGATGTGGGAACAAAGAGTTTAACCATTGAGACCACAGGCGATGAGGGAAAGATTAGTGCCTTTATTGAGCTGCTTAATCCTTATGGGATAATTGAGGTTGTAAGGACAGGAAAGATTGCCGTGGTAAGGGGCGAATAGCTCAGCGGGAGAGCGCCTGCCTTACACGCAGGAAGTCGTAGGTTCAAATCCTGCTTCGCCCAATGGAAGAGAAAAGCCAGAAAGAAAGATTTAGCGTAAAGAGATGCTTAATATGGGAAACAAGAGGCAGGATTTGAAGGGAGCACCGCGATGCGACCTTATGGGAGCATCAATAGCGGTGCGGGTGGCCGACCCTCAACGAACGAAGTGAGTGGAGGGCGCCAAATCCTGCTTCGCCCATAGATAACTTAAAGCTCATCACTTCAAATTTTATTATATGGGGTGGTGGTGTAGCCAGGTTAACACATCAGGCTGTCAATCTGAAGATCGCGGGTTCAAATCCCGTTCACCCCGGTGTAGAAAAAATTGAAGAGGGAAAAAGAATATGATTGTAAGAAGAATTATGGAGTGGAGAAAGGGATTTGAAGCCAGCCGAACGCCGAGCAAGTGCGAGGATGAAGTGAGGCTGGCCGCGAACAAGAGATTTTGTTAGGCTATGAGGGAGCAAAGCGACCGAAGAGCCTTAGAAAATCTGAAGTTCACAAATCCCGTTCACCCCGTTAACTCTGAAAACTAGGATGGAAGATAGACAAAGAAGTACATACTGCGATTTGGCGATAAAACGATTAAAACAAGAAGCAAAAATTAACCAAACGGCTTTGTTTTATGAAGAAAAAAAGAAAAACAATCAAGGATTGGTTAATTGAATATTTTAAAGCCCACCCAAAAGAGGATATGCCACATGGCCCTGTGGTTGATTGGGTAGAAGCACGATATAAACAGCTTTACAACAAAAAACCAAGGGATACTTGGAGGTCAATTAGAAATCTGCACGAAAGCGGATTTTTAATAAAGGTTAAAAAGGGAATTTATCGTTATGACCCCGAAGCAGCCAAACAACGAGAATATATTAACAACCATATTCTCTGGAAAAGATAAACAATGGATAGTCTAATTAAAGAAAACATCCCTATGAGAGAATACACCTCCCTAAAGGTGGGAGGAAGGGCAAGGTGGTTTGCAACCCCATCAAATAAAGAAGAATTAAAAAAGGTTTTGCAATTTGCAAAGGAGAAAGATATTCCCATTTTTCTTCTGGGCGGTGGAACAAATACATTGATAAAGGATGAGGGTGTTAGGGGGATGGTAATAAAATTGGATGGTGATTTTAAAAATATAGAGAGACAAGGCATAGAAGTTAAAGCTGGCAGTGGAGCTTCCCTTCCCTCCCTTATAAGCTATTGCCAGGGTTTTTCCCTTTCTGGATTAGAAAACCTTGCTGGAATTCCTGGTGCAGTGGGTGGTGCTATCTTTGGAAATGCCGGTGCCTTTGGAACACAAATTGGAGATTATGTCAAGTCCGTTGTTGTTATGGACAGGGATGGAAATGAAAGGAGGGTAAGGGATATAAACTTTTTCTATCGGGGAAGCAGCTTAAAAGACACAATAATCCTTGAAGCCTTGTTTTCTCTAAAAGAAGATGCGCGGTGGAGGATTGATGAAAAAATAGCAAGCGTTTTAAGTAAAAGAAGGGAAACCCAGCCTATTTCAAAGCAAACAGCAGGCTGTATATTCAAGAATCCGGAGGGAAAATTTGCCGGAGAGCTTATTGAAAAGGCAGGATTGAAGGGAAGGTCTATAAAAGATGCAATTGTTTCCCTAAAGCATGCAAACTTTATTGAAAATAGAGGCCAGGCAAAGGCAGAAGATATTCTCCAATTGATAAGATTTATAAAAAGAAGGGTTTGGGAGCTTTATGGAGTTATGCTCTATGAGGAGATTGTTATAATATGAATCCTTTGCTTTCCATAAAAAATCTTAATGTTTCTTACGGAAAAACCCATGTGGTAAGAAATGCAGGCCTTAATATCCTTGAGAAGGAAACCGTTGGTCTTATCGGAGAGAGTGGCTCGGGAAAGACAACCATTGCCCTATCTATAATGGGGCTTCTTCCAAAGGATGCGAATGCATCGGGAGAAATTAGCTACAAAGAAAAAAACCTCTTCCTTTTGAAAGAGAAGGAAATTAACAAAATAAGGGGATGCGAGATAGGTATTATCTTTCAAGACCCTGTCTCCTCCCTTGACCCATTATTTCCCATTAAAGAGCAGATAAAAGAGACAATAATTAGCCATTTAGACATCTCAAAAAAGGAGGTAGAAGAAAGAATAGAAGGGCTTCTTAAGAAGGTTGGAATACAAAAGATAAGGCTAAATGAATATCCCCATTCATTTTCAGGTGGGATGTGTCAGAGGATAATGATTGCCCAGGCAATCTCGGGAAATCCAAAGCTTCTCATTGCCGATGAGCCAACATCTTCACTTGATACAACAATTCAGGCACAAATAATGAACCTCTTGCACAATCTTAAAGAAGAACTTGAAATTGCCATCCTTCTCATTACCCATGACCTTTCCATAATTGCCCAAATGGCAGATTATGTCTATGTTATATATTCTGGAGAAATCATTGAATCAGCTTCCTGCCTTGAAATATTTGACAATCCTTTCCATCCATATACAAAAGCCCTTATTGATAGCATCCCGAAAAAGGGAAAACCTTTTTCTTCTATAAGTGATATGGAAATTTTGGAGAATAAACCCTGTAGGTTCTATTCAAGGTGCAAAGAGAAAACCAGCCTTTGTGAAAAGGAAGCCCCAGAAATAAAGAAAATGGGAAATCATTATGTAAGGTGCCATAAATAAGGATTTAGGATTTAGGTATCTACTGCATTGGAACATTAAAAGTTAAATAATGTCTTTTTGCTTTAATGCAATTTTTCATAATACAACTTCTTGCAAAAAAAGAAATAATTTGATATAAAATTTACCAATGCCTGAATTGCCAGAGGTAGAGACCATAAAGAGGGAATTAGAAAAGGTAGTCTTGGGTAAAGAAATAGTAGAGATTATCGTCAATAACCCTAAGGTTATCAAGGAGCCTCAAAAAGAGGAATTTATAAGAAGCCTAAAGAATACTGCGATAAAAAATGTTTTAAGGAAGGGCAAGCTTCTAATTTTAGAATTATCCTCTAATAAATTTTTAACCATTCATCTAAAATTAACTGGCCAGCTTATCTATCCAGGAAATGCTAAAGAAGCAAGGGTAAGCTTTAAATTGGGCGATGGTAAGATATTGGATTTTAATGACCGAAGGCTTTTGGGTGAAATAAGGATGATAGATGATTGGCGTAAATTTAAGTTTATTGAGGAATTGGGAAAAGAACCATTTGATTTAAGCTTAGAGCAATTTAAAGAAATGCTTTCTAAAAAGAAAATCAAAATAAAACCCCTGCTTATGGACCAGACATTTATCTCAGGCATTGGCAATCTTTATGCGACAGAAGCCCTCTTTCGGGCTAAAATACATCCCGAAAGGATTGCCCAAACCCTTTCGGAAAAGGAGAAAGAGGCATTATTTAAAGAAATACTTGAGGTATTAAACGAGGCAATAGAATATAAGGGCTCATCGGTAGACCAATATTTGCAATTATCGGGAAAGCCCGGTGAATATGTAAAATATCACAAGGTCTATGGTCGGGAAAACAACCCCTGCCCTGTTTGCCAAACACCAATTAAACGAATTACCTTGCAAGGCAGGGGAACCTATTTCTGCCCCAATTGTCAGAGCTGAAAATCAATTGAATTTCAAGTAAGAAAATTATCTCTTAAGGAATTTGTAAAAATGGCGAATAAATAGGTAGAATGGCAAAATTTCTTAAGGATGAGGATAGGGACAAATTAAAAGGTCTTATGAGAAGACAAAAGAAAAGAAGTTAGCAGACCGTATTATAGTATCTTCCATTAC contains:
- the rpmB gene encoding 50S ribosomal protein L28, coding for MSRVCDLCGKKPLVGNSVSHSNRKTKKRQMPNLHPTRRVIQGTSLKLKVCTKCHRRWLTG
- the ilvN gene encoding acetolactate synthase small subunit gives rise to the protein MRHIISVLVENKFGVLARIAGLFSGRGYNIDSLCVAPTDDPTLSRMTIVTHGEDKIIEQIEKQLNKLINTLKVSDLTHKEHVERELVLIKVKGEKRTEIMEIIDIFRAKIVDVGTKSLTIETTGDEGKISAFIELLNPYGIIEVVRTGKIAVVRGE
- a CDS encoding HNH endonuclease, which produces MKKKRKTIKDWLIEYFKAHPKEDMPHGPVVDWVEARYKQLYNKKPRDTWRSIRNLHESGFLIKVKKGIYRYDPEAAKQREYINNHILWKR
- the murB gene encoding UDP-N-acetylmuramate dehydrogenase; this translates as MDSLIKENIPMREYTSLKVGGRARWFATPSNKEELKKVLQFAKEKDIPIFLLGGGTNTLIKDEGVRGMVIKLDGDFKNIERQGIEVKAGSGASLPSLISYCQGFSLSGLENLAGIPGAVGGAIFGNAGAFGTQIGDYVKSVVVMDRDGNERRVRDINFFYRGSSLKDTIILEALFSLKEDARWRIDEKIASVLSKRRETQPISKQTAGCIFKNPEGKFAGELIEKAGLKGRSIKDAIVSLKHANFIENRGQAKAEDILQLIRFIKRRVWELYGVMLYEEIVII
- a CDS encoding ABC transporter ATP-binding protein, whose protein sequence is MNPLLSIKNLNVSYGKTHVVRNAGLNILEKETVGLIGESGSGKTTIALSIMGLLPKDANASGEISYKEKNLFLLKEKEINKIRGCEIGIIFQDPVSSLDPLFPIKEQIKETIISHLDISKKEVEERIEGLLKKVGIQKIRLNEYPHSFSGGMCQRIMIAQAISGNPKLLIADEPTSSLDTTIQAQIMNLLHNLKEELEIAILLITHDLSIIAQMADYVYVIYSGEIIESASCLEIFDNPFHPYTKALIDSIPKKGKPFSSISDMEILENKPCRFYSRCKEKTSLCEKEAPEIKKMGNHYVRCHK
- the mutM gene encoding DNA-formamidopyrimidine glycosylase translates to MPELPEVETIKRELEKVVLGKEIVEIIVNNPKVIKEPQKEEFIRSLKNTAIKNVLRKGKLLILELSSNKFLTIHLKLTGQLIYPGNAKEARVSFKLGDGKILDFNDRRLLGEIRMIDDWRKFKFIEELGKEPFDLSLEQFKEMLSKKKIKIKPLLMDQTFISGIGNLYATEALFRAKIHPERIAQTLSEKEKEALFKEILEVLNEAIEYKGSSVDQYLQLSGKPGEYVKYHKVYGRENNPCPVCQTPIKRITLQGRGTYFCPNCQS